A genome region from Erigeron canadensis isolate Cc75 chromosome 3, C_canadensis_v1, whole genome shotgun sequence includes the following:
- the LOC122591269 gene encoding delta(12) fatty acid desaturase DES8.11, whose product MGAGGRMSDQSEGKNILERVPIDPPFTLSDLKKAIPAHCFERSVLRSSYYVVHDLIITYVFYFLANTYIPLLPAPLAYLAWPVYWFCQASILTGLWVIGHECGHHAFSEYQWIDDTVGFILHSALFTPYFSWKYSHRNHHANTNSLDNDEVYIPKRKSKVRIYSKVLNNPPGRVFTLVFRLTLGFPLYLLTNISGKKYGRFANHFDPLSPIFTDRERIQVVISDIGILAVIYAVKLLVAAKGAAWVTCMYAIPVIGVHVFFVLITYLHHTHLSLPHYDSTEWNWIRGALSTIDRDFGFLNRVFHDVTHTHVLHHLISYIPHYHAKEARDAIKPVLGEFYKIDRTPIFKAMYREAKECIYIEPDEDSEHKGTYWYHKM is encoded by the coding sequence ATGGGTGCAGGTGGTCGGATGTCGGATCAATCTGAGGGTAAGAATATCCTCGAGCGTGTCCCAATTGATCCTCCGTTCACATTAAGTGATCTAAAGAAAGCAATCCCTGCTCATTGCTTCGAAAGATCTGTCCTCCGTTCATCCTACTATGTTGTTCATGATCTCATCATTACCTACGTCTTCTACTTCCTTGCCAACACATATATTCCTCTTTTGCCTGCCCCTCTAGCTTACTTGGCTTGGCCGGTTTACTGGTTTTGCCAAGCTAGCATCCTAACCGGTTTATGGGTCATTGGTCATGAATGTGGTCACCATGCCTTTAGTGAGTACCAATGGATCGATGACACCGTTGGATTCATCCTCCATTCTGCTCTCTTTACCCCGTATTTCTCATGGAAATACAGCCATCGAAATCACCATGCCAACACCAATTCACTTGATAATGACGAAGTTTACATTCCTAAACGAAAATCCAAAGTCAGGATTTACTCAAAGGTTCTCAACAACCCCCCTGGTAGAGTGTTCACTTTGGTTTTTAGGTTGACCCTTGGGTTCCCTCTATATCTCTTAACTAACATCTCTGGCAAGAAATACGGAAGGTTTGCCAACCACTTTGACCCCTTAAGCCCAATTTTCACTGATCGTGAACGAATTCAGGTTGTCATATCAGATATTGGTATTCTTGCTGTTATATATGCAGTTAAGCTTCTTGTAGCCGCAAAAGGGGCTGCTTGGGTAACTTGCATGTATGCTATTCCCGTGATAGGTGTACATGTATTTTTCGTTTTGATCACATATTTGCACCACACCCATCTCTCATTGCCACATTATGATTCAACCGAATGGAACTGGATCAGAGGCGCCTTATCAACAATCGACAGGGACTTTGGATTCTTGAACAGGGTTTTCCACGACGTGACACACACTCACGTCTTGCATCATTTGATCTCATACATCCCACATTATCATGCAAAAGAGGCCCGGGATGCAATCAAGCCAGTGTTGGGTGAGTTTTATAAGATTGACAGGACTCCAATTTTCAAAGCTATGTACAGAGAGGCCAAGGAATGCATCTACATCGAACCAGATGAGGATAGCGAGCACAAAGGAACATACTGGTACCACAAAATGTAA
- the LOC122592457 gene encoding serine/threonine-protein kinase BSK5-like, producing MGACYSCSWFPSCGCRCCFKSKIPGSSDLENQGGESDKLKWPCFREYKLDELKNATDGFSVENVVSEHGEKAPNVVYKGKLADGDRLIAVKRFNKSAWPDTRQFLDEAKTVGQLRSQRLANLLGCCCEGEERLLVAEFMPNETLSKHLFHWESQPLKWPMRLRVALYLAQALEYCSSKGRSLYHDLNAYRILFDQDCNPRLSCFGLMKNSRDGKSYSTNLAFTPPEYMKTGRVIAESIIYSFGTILLDLLSGKHIPPSHALDLIREKNFQMLTDSCLEGHFSNDDGAELVKIASRCLQYEPRERPTAKAVVASLAALQKQTEVPSLALMAIDHLPPTEDAKETDSLSPFAEACSRMDLTAIHEMLEKAGYKDDEGATNELSFQMWTSQLQDALNGRKRGDTAFRAKDFNGAIESYTSYIENGTMGSATVYARRCLCYLMNNKAQEALGDAMQAQVTSPDWSTALYLQAAALFTLGMENDAREMLKDGSLMEAKSKRN from the exons atggGAGCTTGTTATTCTTGTTCATGGTTTCCTTCATGTGGGTGTCGTTGTTGTTTTAAATCCAAGATTCCTGGTTCTTCTGATCTGG AGAATCAAGGTGGAGAGAGTGATAAGCTAAAGTGGCCTTGTTTTAGAGAGTACAAGTTAGATGAGCTTAAGAATGCAACTGATGGTTTTTctgttgaaaatgttgtgtctgAACATGGTGAAAAGGCCCCCAATGTTGTGTATAAAGGAAAGCTAGCTGATGGTGATCGTTTGATCGCGGTTAAGCGGTTTAACAAGTCGGCTTGGCCCGATACCCGTCAATTCCTT GATGAAGCAAAAACAGTTGGGCAACTTAGGAGCCAAAGGTTAGCAAATCTGTTGGGATGCTGCTGTGAAGGAGAAGAGAGATTACTGGTGGCAGAATTCATGCCTAATGAAACTTTATCCAAGCACCTATTTCATT GGGAAAGCCAACCTCTGAAATGGCCTATGCGATTACGAGTGGCATTGTATTTGGCACAAGCATTAGAGTACTGCAGCAGCAAAGGGCGATCCTTGTACCACGATCTTAATGCCTATAGAATACTATTTGATCAG GATTGTAATCCTAGGCTCTCATGCTTTGGACTAATGAAGAATAGCCGAGACGGAAAAAGTTACAGTACAAACTTAGCTTTCACCCCTCCTGAATATATGAAAACAG GTAGAGTAATAGCAGAGAGCATAATCTACAGCTTTGGCACCATACTGCTTGATTTGCTAAGCGGAAAGCACATTCCCCCTAGCCAT GCTCTAGACTTGATACGTGAAAAGAATTTTCAAATGCTAACAGATTCATGTTTAGAGGGTCATTTCTCTAATGATGATGGAGCTGAGTTAGTGAAGATAGCTTCACGCTGTTTGCAATATGAGCCTCGTGAAAGGCCCACTGCAAAAGCTGTTGTAGCATCCCTCGCTGCTCTTCAGAAGCAAACAGAG GTGCCATCCCTTGCCTTGATGGCAATTGATCATCTACCCCCAACTGAAGATGCAAAAGAAACGGATTCTTTATCACCATTCGCGGAAGCTTGCTCGAGAATGGATCTAACTGCCATACATGAGATGCTAGAAAAGGCTGGATACAAGGACGACGAGGGGGCTACAAATGAG CTTTCCTTCCAAATGTGGACAAGTCAATTACAGGATGCTTTGAACGGTAGGAAGCGTGGGGACACTGCTTTCCGAGCGAAGGACTTCAATGGTGCTATTGAATCATACACTAGT TACATTGAAAATGGAACTATGGGTTCGGCAACTGTGTATGCAAGACGCTGTTTGTGCTACTTGATGAACAACAAAGCACAAGAAGCTCTGGGAGATGCAATGCAAGCTCAGGTGACCTCCCCAGATTGGTCTACCGCACTTTATCTGCAAGCTGCTGCACTGTTTACCCTAGGAATGGAGAATGATGCTCGAGAAATGCTTAAAGATGGCTCGTTGATGGAGGCCAAGTCgaaaagaaactaa
- the LOC122593640 gene encoding mitochondrial import inner membrane translocase subunit TIM10-like isoform X2, producing the protein MAANTNNNNNNMSVEVNREQIFGMAEKEMEYRVELFNKLTQTCFAKCVERRYKEPELNLGETSCIDRCVSKYWQITNLVGQMLGSGKPPM; encoded by the exons ATGGCTGCCAAcaccaacaataataataataatatgtcgGTCGAGGTAAACAGGGAACAG ATTTTTGGAATGGCAGAAAAGGAGATGGAGTATAGGGTTGAATTGTTTAACAA GCTAACTCAGACATGTTTTGCCAAGTGTGTTGAGAGAAG GTACAAAGAGCCCGAGTTAAACTTGGGTGAAACTAGCTGCATTGATCGCTGCGTTTCCAAGTATTGGCAG ATAACAAATCTCGTGGGTCAGATGCTTGGTTCTGGCAAACCACCAATGTAA
- the LOC122593640 gene encoding mitochondrial import inner membrane translocase subunit TIM10-like isoform X1, whose protein sequence is MAANTNNNNNNMSVEVNREQIFGMAEKEMEYRVELFNKLTQTCFAKCVERRYKEPELNLGETSCIDRCVSKYWQFFARILSCNEYLFLALGCSR, encoded by the exons ATGGCTGCCAAcaccaacaataataataataatatgtcgGTCGAGGTAAACAGGGAACAG ATTTTTGGAATGGCAGAAAAGGAGATGGAGTATAGGGTTGAATTGTTTAACAA GCTAACTCAGACATGTTTTGCCAAGTGTGTTGAGAGAAG GTACAAAGAGCCCGAGTTAAACTTGGGTGAAACTAGCTGCATTGATCGCTGCGTTTCCAAGTATTGGCAG TTTTTTGCGAGGATTCTGAGTTGCAATGAATACTTGTTCCTGGCTCTGGGATGCTCACGGTAA